In Flavobacterium sp. WV_118_3, one DNA window encodes the following:
- a CDS encoding YdeI/OmpD-associated family protein — protein sequence MNPKVDQFLDKLTKWKAEMTLLREIVLTSNRLIEDYKWMHPCYTLSGKNVVLIHEFKEYCALLFHKGVLLKDPEGILIQQTENVQSARQLRFTNIDDIRKLEPVIVAYINEAIAIEASGAKVVLKETTDYFVPEEFQQRLDEDSILKRAFESLTPGRQRAYLFYFSQAKQSKTREARIEKYLPNIYRGKGIDD from the coding sequence ATGAATCCAAAAGTTGATCAATTTTTAGATAAGCTCACAAAGTGGAAAGCGGAAATGACTTTATTGCGGGAAATCGTACTGACATCGAATCGCCTTATAGAAGATTATAAATGGATGCATCCGTGTTATACGCTGTCGGGAAAGAATGTGGTGCTTATCCACGAGTTTAAGGAGTATTGTGCGCTGTTGTTTCACAAAGGGGTATTGCTCAAGGATCCGGAAGGGATTCTAATTCAGCAAACCGAAAATGTACAATCGGCACGACAATTACGGTTTACGAATATTGACGATATCCGGAAGCTGGAGCCGGTAATTGTAGCATATATTAATGAAGCAATTGCGATTGAAGCATCGGGAGCAAAGGTGGTCTTAAAAGAAACGACGGATTATTTTGTGCCGGAGGAATTCCAACAACGATTGGATGAAGATTCGATTTTAAAAAGAGCGTTTGAGTCCTTAACACCAGGACGGCAACGGGCCTATTTGTTTTATTTTTCTCAGGCCAAACAATCCAAAACCAGAGAAGCACGAATTGAAAAATACCTGCCAAATATTTATAGGGGAAAAGGGATCGACGATTAA
- a CDS encoding AraC family transcriptional regulator, with amino-acid sequence MTKLPLKYSNRKEEITLEFINQVDRHIDSILEGHSDVMFEIKDIASIMCIHPVHLSTTIKLQTGKSPCYFFEKRIMDESKRLLSIPDKTIAEIATLLTFDPSNFTKFFKRFEKITPSQYRNSLKPAIQD; translated from the coding sequence ATGACAAAATTACCGCTGAAATACAGTAACCGGAAAGAAGAAATCACGCTGGAGTTTATCAATCAGGTCGATCGTCATATTGACAGCATTCTGGAAGGTCATAGCGACGTTATGTTCGAAATTAAAGACATTGCATCCATTATGTGTATTCATCCCGTACACCTCAGTACAACGATAAAATTGCAAACCGGTAAATCGCCCTGTTATTTCTTCGAAAAACGAATCATGGACGAATCCAAACGACTTTTGTCCATTCCGGATAAAACCATTGCCGAAATTGCGACACTACTCACCTTTGACCCGTCAAATTTTACGAAGTTTTTTAAACGATTTGAAAAGATAACTCCGTCGCAATACCGAAATTCCCTAAAACCAGCCATACAGGATTAA
- a CDS encoding superoxide dismutase, translated as MKNSKILIAGFLFSTLLFSCKDKNKLEEVVEIPDPVEQTKTATPVGNPADVKADPGTFQMKGLPYAYDALAPYIDTKTVEIHYSKHHVGYANNLNKAIAGTAMEKQTIEDILSKLDMENKAVRNNAGGYYNHNLYWEIMAPKAGGEPKGAIADAITKTFGSFENFKTQFSDAGAKQFGSGWAWLVVDKAGNLVVGSTPNQDNPLMPNVGISGTPILGMDVWEHAYYLNYQNKRADYITAFFNLINWDAVSKKYDDAQAKIKK; from the coding sequence ATGAAAAATTCTAAAATCCTTATTGCCGGTTTCCTTTTTTCGACCTTGCTTTTTTCTTGTAAAGACAAAAACAAGCTGGAAGAGGTCGTTGAAATCCCGGATCCGGTAGAACAGACAAAAACAGCAACACCGGTAGGTAATCCTGCTGATGTAAAAGCCGATCCCGGAACCTTCCAAATGAAAGGACTTCCGTATGCCTATGATGCTTTAGCACCTTATATCGACACTAAAACCGTTGAAATTCATTACTCCAAACACCATGTCGGTTATGCCAACAACCTGAACAAGGCTATTGCCGGTACCGCTATGGAAAAACAAACCATTGAAGATATCCTGTCCAAACTGGATATGGAAAACAAAGCCGTACGTAACAATGCCGGTGGTTACTACAACCATAACCTGTATTGGGAAATTATGGCGCCAAAAGCCGGCGGTGAACCCAAAGGTGCTATCGCCGATGCGATTACCAAAACTTTTGGTTCGTTCGAAAACTTTAAAACACAATTTTCGGATGCCGGTGCCAAACAATTCGGTTCCGGATGGGCGTGGTTGGTTGTAGACAAAGCGGGTAATCTTGTAGTAGGCAGTACACCAAATCAGGACAATCCTTTAATGCCAAATGTGGGTATTTCCGGAACACCAATTTTAGGAATGGATGTATGGGAACATGCCTACTACCTAAACTATCAAAACAAAAGAGCCGATTATATCACCGCGTTCTTTAATCTGATCAATTGGGATGCCGTTTCAAAAAAATACGACGACGCGCAAGCGAAAATCAAAAAATAA
- a CDS encoding acyl-CoA-binding protein — translation MSDSNLDTQFQEAFEKASNMTENLPQDVMLRLYAYYKQALSGTNRLKQHQEPQDLRDAFKMNAWMQVRHLSPDAAKKLYIETVNSIINKP, via the coding sequence ATGTCCGATTCTAATTTAGATACGCAATTTCAGGAAGCCTTTGAAAAAGCTTCCAATATGACGGAGAATTTACCTCAGGATGTCATGTTGCGTCTCTATGCTTATTACAAACAGGCGCTATCCGGAACCAACAGACTCAAGCAACATCAGGAGCCTCAGGATTTAAGAGACGCTTTTAAAATGAATGCCTGGATGCAGGTACGCCATTTATCGCCCGATGCTGCTAAAAAATTATATATAGAAACCGTAAATTCAATAATTAATAAGCCATGA
- a CDS encoding phosphatidylserine decarboxylase family protein, which yields MFHKEGSKIILITTFLVALTAVLADEFISILWLQKVLQLLGLVVLVLVLQFFRNPKRIVAINDNHIIAPVDGKVVVIEEVYEPEYFKDKRLMVSIFMSPINVHVTRYAVNGEVKYSKYHPGKYLVAWHPKASEENERTTVVVENRIFGEILYRQIAGALARRIVNYAQEGMRVVQGTDAGFIKFGSRVDLYLPLGTEVNVKLNDKAVGGKTIIAKK from the coding sequence ATGTTTCATAAAGAAGGCTCAAAAATTATCTTAATCACAACCTTTTTGGTTGCTTTGACAGCTGTTTTAGCTGATGAATTTATCAGTATCCTATGGTTACAAAAAGTGCTACAACTGTTAGGATTGGTTGTATTGGTACTTGTACTGCAATTTTTCAGAAATCCAAAAAGAATTGTAGCCATCAACGACAATCATATCATTGCACCGGTAGACGGAAAAGTAGTGGTTATCGAAGAAGTATACGAGCCGGAATATTTTAAAGACAAACGTCTTATGGTATCGATATTTATGTCTCCGATTAACGTACACGTAACGCGTTATGCCGTAAACGGAGAAGTAAAATACAGCAAATACCATCCGGGTAAATACCTGGTGGCATGGCATCCGAAAGCCAGTGAAGAAAACGAAAGAACGACCGTGGTGGTTGAAAACCGTATTTTCGGAGAAATCCTGTACCGTCAGATTGCCGGTGCACTGGCACGACGAATTGTAAACTACGCTCAGGAAGGAATGCGCGTTGTTCAGGGAACCGATGCCGGATTTATTAAATTTGGATCGAGGGTAGATTTATACTTACCTTTAGGTACCGAAGTGAATGTAAAATTAAATGATAAGGCTGTAGGCGGCAAAACAATCATTGCAAAAAAATAA
- a CDS encoding phosphatidate cytidylyltransferase — MRESSIRALSGFIYIVLLLTATLFSEVSFTLLFGIFLLIAVVEFCKLIHLKNGLPIVLGLGAYILFIVFRINSFYTDIAICLATLFVSVNLMLDLFGSTQPVRSDKPAKYVKLFGYIILPFILLMKAPFITGSFTPNIIIGIFILIWTNDTFAYIVGKSFGKTKLFERISPKKTIEGFVGGLVFTMIGSYIISQFFTFFPPVTWIITGLIVGFFGTIGDLIESKFKRTAGVKDSGKIMPGHGGILDRLDSVIFAIPFLYLFYQILNYVS, encoded by the coding sequence ATGCGGGAAAGTAGTATCAGAGCCCTTTCGGGGTTTATCTATATCGTCTTATTACTAACAGCTACTCTGTTTTCTGAAGTGAGCTTTACGTTGCTCTTCGGTATATTCTTATTGATTGCGGTAGTTGAATTCTGCAAACTAATCCACCTTAAAAACGGTTTACCAATTGTACTAGGACTTGGTGCCTATATTCTCTTTATTGTATTCCGTATCAATTCCTTTTATACCGATATTGCGATTTGCCTGGCAACACTGTTTGTTTCGGTAAATTTAATGCTCGATTTATTCGGATCGACACAACCGGTACGCAGTGATAAACCGGCCAAATATGTAAAACTTTTCGGTTATATCATATTGCCGTTTATTTTGTTGATGAAAGCACCTTTTATTACCGGCAGCTTTACGCCCAATATCATTATCGGAATTTTTATCCTGATCTGGACCAATGACACTTTTGCCTATATCGTGGGCAAATCTTTTGGAAAGACCAAACTATTCGAACGCATATCGCCTAAAAAAACGATTGAAGGCTTTGTTGGCGGATTGGTTTTTACCATGATCGGAAGCTATATTATCAGTCAGTTTTTTACATTCTTCCCCCCTGTTACCTGGATCATAACCGGTTTAATCGTAGGGTTTTTCGGTACTATCGGCGATTTGATCGAATCCAAATTTAAACGTACCGCCGGAGTAAAAGACAGTGGAAAAATAATGCCGGGACACGGTGGTATCTTAGATCGGCTGGATAGTGTTATATTTGCAATACCGTTTCTTTATTTGTTTTATCAAATTTTAAATTATGTTTCATAA
- a CDS encoding lactate utilization protein B/C → MSLFKKLFGSANDASKEEREPELSHYHPEIEMPIDEQFTFNFKKNGGKFLYCENLTEVHEQFENILVENDWFESDVICLEPKLYSLLDENKLNYNSPKNPKFLFASCENLIADEGSILFSSNQLRQNKPNDLPSNIIILATTSQILANKSDGLREIKRKYDKEYPTNITTFKYFEKAKEEDFLQYGSCPKNLYLLLLEDL, encoded by the coding sequence ATGAGTCTTTTTAAAAAACTTTTCGGCAGTGCGAATGATGCTTCAAAAGAGGAGAGAGAACCCGAATTGAGCCATTATCATCCAGAGATTGAGATGCCGATAGACGAGCAATTTACTTTCAATTTCAAAAAAAATGGAGGTAAGTTTTTGTATTGTGAAAATTTAACGGAAGTACACGAACAGTTTGAAAATATTTTGGTAGAAAACGATTGGTTTGAAAGCGATGTGATTTGTTTGGAACCCAAACTCTACAGTCTGCTTGACGAAAATAAACTCAACTACAACAGTCCTAAAAATCCAAAATTTTTATTTGCTTCCTGCGAAAACCTGATTGCCGATGAAGGTTCTATCCTTTTCTCATCCAATCAGTTACGCCAGAACAAACCCAACGATTTACCCTCAAACATCATTATTCTGGCTACAACCAGTCAGATCTTAGCGAATAAAAGCGATGGCCTACGGGAGATTAAACGCAAATACGATAAAGAATACCCAACCAATATCACCACTTTTAAATATTTCGAAAAAGCAAAAGAAGAGGATTTCCTACAGTATGGCAGCTGTCCTAAAAACCTGTATTTATTGCTTTTAGAAGATTTGTAG
- the ftsH gene encoding ATP-dependent zinc metalloprotease FtsH: MSKDKKPNPSKIRISPWVIYGAVLLILIAIQLVSSGTNFQEVKPTSLSRFYQYLDSGQVEKVVFNKSTAQVYLNKEALNSKTHEKIEKKNLLGKDNTGPHYTLDIGTNSELFQKKLEEARLEGKLKDYSSEPESNWGDILINFLPIILIIAFWLFMFRRMSGGGSGGGGGQIFSIGKSKARLFDEKNDIKVTFKDVAGLEGAKEEIQEIVEFLKNPEKYTSIGGKIPKGALLVGPPGTGKTLLAKAVAGEAQVPFFSLSGSDFVEMFVGVGASRVRDLFKQAKEKSPSIIFIDEIDAVGRARGKNNFSGSNDERENTLNQLLTEMDGFGTNTHVIVLAATNRADVLDKALMRAGRFDRQIYVDLPDIRERKEIFEVHLKPLKKSEELDTEFLAKQTPGFSGADIANVCNESALIAARKGKKAVDKQDFLDAVDRIVGGLEKKNKIVTPEEKRAIAIHEAGHATVSWMLEHAAPLVKVTIVPRGQSLGAAWYLPEERLIVRPEQMLDEMCATMGGRAAEKVIFNKISTGALSDLEKVTKQARAMVTVYGLNDKLGNITYYDSSGQSEYNFSKPYSEETAKIIDKEISELIESQYDRAIQILNENKEKLNQLADILIEKEVIFKDDLEAIFGQRPHEKTENEVVTES; this comes from the coding sequence AGTCGTTTTCAACAAAAGTACGGCTCAGGTATACTTGAACAAAGAAGCACTTAACAGCAAAACCCACGAAAAAATTGAGAAGAAAAACCTGTTGGGCAAAGACAATACAGGTCCTCATTATACGCTGGACATCGGTACCAACAGCGAACTTTTCCAAAAGAAACTGGAGGAAGCCCGTTTAGAAGGTAAGTTAAAAGACTATTCCTCAGAGCCGGAAAGCAATTGGGGTGATATCTTGATCAACTTCCTGCCTATTATCCTGATCATTGCCTTCTGGTTATTTATGTTCCGAAGAATGTCAGGTGGCGGATCCGGAGGTGGTGGCGGACAGATTTTCTCAATCGGAAAATCCAAAGCACGTCTTTTTGACGAGAAAAACGACATCAAGGTAACCTTTAAAGACGTAGCCGGACTGGAAGGAGCCAAAGAAGAAATCCAGGAAATCGTTGAATTCCTGAAAAATCCTGAAAAATACACCAGTATCGGTGGTAAAATCCCGAAAGGAGCCTTATTGGTAGGACCTCCGGGAACCGGTAAAACCCTTTTGGCAAAAGCCGTAGCCGGCGAAGCACAAGTACCGTTCTTCTCATTATCCGGTTCGGATTTCGTAGAAATGTTTGTAGGGGTTGGAGCATCACGTGTACGTGATCTGTTTAAACAGGCAAAGGAAAAATCACCTTCGATTATCTTTATCGACGAGATCGATGCCGTAGGTAGAGCCCGTGGAAAAAACAATTTCTCCGGATCGAACGACGAACGTGAAAACACCCTAAATCAATTGTTAACCGAAATGGATGGTTTTGGTACGAATACCCACGTAATCGTATTGGCCGCGACCAACCGTGCCGACGTACTGGACAAAGCCTTAATGCGTGCCGGACGTTTTGACAGACAGATTTATGTAGACCTTCCGGACATCCGTGAGCGTAAAGAAATATTTGAAGTACACTTAAAACCGTTGAAAAAATCGGAAGAGCTGGATACCGAATTTCTGGCCAAACAAACACCCGGATTTTCCGGTGCCGATATTGCCAACGTATGTAACGAATCAGCACTTATTGCTGCCCGAAAAGGTAAAAAAGCAGTCGACAAACAGGACTTCCTGGATGCTGTAGACCGAATTGTAGGTGGACTTGAAAAGAAAAACAAAATCGTTACCCCGGAAGAAAAACGCGCTATTGCGATTCACGAAGCGGGTCACGCTACGGTAAGCTGGATGTTAGAACATGCAGCGCCATTGGTAAAAGTAACCATCGTCCCAAGAGGTCAGAGTCTTGGAGCGGCCTGGTATTTACCGGAAGAACGTCTGATTGTACGTCCGGAACAAATGCTGGACGAGATGTGTGCCACTATGGGGGGACGTGCAGCTGAAAAAGTAATTTTCAATAAAATTTCGACCGGAGCTTTAAGCGATCTTGAAAAGGTGACCAAACAAGCCCGTGCTATGGTAACCGTATACGGTTTAAACGATAAATTAGGAAACATCACTTACTACGATTCATCAGGTCAAAGTGAGTACAATTTCTCAAAACCATACTCGGAAGAAACAGCCAAAATTATAGACAAAGAGATCTCCGAACTGATCGAATCCCAGTACGACAGAGCGATTCAGATTTTGAATGAAAACAAGGAGAAACTTAATCAACTTGCCGACATTCTGATCGAAAAAGAAGTGATTTTCAAAGACGACCTGGAAGCCATATTTGGACAGCGTCCACATGAAAAAACAGAAAATGAAGTAGTTACTGAATCCTAA